In the Chryseobacterium sp. MYb264 genome, one interval contains:
- a CDS encoding S41 family peptidase, producing MKYIILSIFAVFGGLSMQAQITNPGFESIENGIASGWKYKAGNPYQIKADSSTSHSGSRSLTISAENATSDQVQTFSQRVSVPGKGLRNIELSTYIKSENINGDIIFWNQVRKDEKTMIDFANSSMQNKIMVNTDWKKYTLEFTVDDDTQYFVMGGLLSGSGKVWFDDFAVTEVPFSTIPSSKIALDYINEFKNIVKKNSIYKEKIDWKLLDANLQKISMNMQTAEDTTPALQYILKALKNVGDNHSFIDNKEKAEQKRTSNFIGKEPESKLIDQNIGYVMVPAYSSVNKEVGNAFAEKIQQMIKKLDSENSVKGWIVDLRTNTGGNMYPMIVGLGPLIGNGILGYFTDGSKKKSWKYQDGKSYDIKVPNPYSIKNPNQKIAVLIGPRTASSGEATAISFIGKSNVKTFGQPSAGYTSANQDYQLSDGKTFHLAASFEMDRNGKEYTEKIQPDYPVESIKESNTDADILSASKWILE from the coding sequence ATGAAATATATTATTCTAAGCATCTTCGCTGTCTTTGGCGGATTATCGATGCAGGCTCAGATAACAAACCCAGGATTTGAATCAATAGAAAACGGAATTGCCTCAGGCTGGAAATACAAAGCAGGCAATCCTTACCAGATAAAAGCAGACTCTTCCACTAGCCACTCGGGATCGCGATCTTTGACGATATCAGCAGAAAATGCAACCTCGGATCAGGTACAGACTTTTTCCCAACGGGTTTCTGTTCCCGGAAAAGGCTTGAGAAACATTGAACTCAGCACTTATATAAAATCTGAAAATATAAACGGTGATATTATATTCTGGAATCAGGTTAGGAAAGATGAAAAAACAATGATCGACTTTGCTAATTCCTCCATGCAGAATAAAATTATGGTGAATACCGATTGGAAAAAGTATACTTTAGAATTTACAGTAGATGACGATACCCAATATTTTGTGATGGGAGGTTTGCTGTCGGGAAGCGGTAAAGTATGGTTTGATGATTTTGCCGTTACAGAAGTTCCTTTTTCAACTATTCCTTCCTCTAAAATTGCGTTGGACTATATTAATGAGTTTAAAAATATCGTTAAGAAAAATTCAATCTATAAAGAAAAAATAGATTGGAAACTTCTTGATGCAAATCTTCAGAAAATCTCTATGAATATGCAGACTGCTGAAGATACTACACCAGCTTTGCAATATATTCTGAAGGCATTAAAAAATGTCGGAGATAACCACTCTTTCATTGATAATAAAGAAAAGGCAGAGCAAAAAAGAACATCTAATTTTATTGGAAAAGAGCCTGAAAGTAAATTGATCGATCAGAATATTGGCTACGTCATGGTTCCGGCTTATTCTTCGGTAAATAAAGAGGTAGGCAATGCTTTTGCTGAAAAAATTCAGCAGATGATCAAAAAGCTGGATTCTGAAAATTCGGTAAAAGGCTGGATCGTAGATTTAAGAACCAATACCGGAGGAAATATGTACCCGATGATTGTAGGTCTCGGTCCGTTGATTGGAAATGGAATTTTAGGATATTTTACCGATGGCAGCAAAAAGAAATCTTGGAAATATCAGGATGGTAAATCATACGACATTAAAGTTCCAAATCCTTACAGCATTAAAAATCCTAACCAGAAAATTGCCGTTTTAATTGGTCCCAGAACAGCCAGTAGCGGAGAAGCCACTGCGATTTCATTTATCGGAAAAAGCAATGTTAAAACTTTCGGACAGCCTTCCGCGGGTTATACAAGTGCCAACCAAGATTATCAATTAAGTGATGGCAAAACGTTCCACTTGGCCGCTTCATTTGAAATGGATAGAAACGGAAAGGAATATACCGAAAAAATACAACCCGATTATCCCGTTGAATCTATCAAAGAAAGTAATACGGATGCAGATATTTTGTCTGCTTCAAAATGGATTTTAGAGTAA
- a CDS encoding alpha/beta hydrolase, which produces MKYKFSLFISLIFLLINCFNQKSINNSNDVKVDTLTLVDNNRNRKIPVAYFHSKQNKKNSKQQVIIFNHGYGQNKGGDYLIYSYLTNYLASNGYFVVSIQHELPSDELLPLEGNLQVVRMPFWERGAENISFIITELKKSKPELDYAHLTLIGHSNGADMVALFADKYPQKVYKIIAMDNRRMYLPRTSKPKIYSLRSNDYPADEGVLPNEEEAKKFKMTIQTTNINHGHMDDKASEEERKTLTGCILKYLHEN; this is translated from the coding sequence ATGAAATACAAATTTTCGCTTTTTATTTCCCTTATCTTTTTATTAATCAATTGTTTTAATCAGAAAAGCATCAATAATAGTAACGATGTAAAAGTTGATACATTAACCTTAGTAGACAACAATAGGAACCGTAAAATTCCTGTAGCCTATTTCCATTCTAAACAGAATAAGAAAAACTCAAAGCAGCAGGTTATTATTTTTAATCATGGATATGGCCAGAATAAAGGAGGCGATTATCTCATCTATTCATATTTAACGAATTATCTTGCCTCAAATGGTTATTTTGTAGTAAGTATTCAACATGAATTGCCAAGCGATGAACTACTACCACTCGAAGGAAATCTGCAAGTTGTAAGAATGCCCTTCTGGGAAAGAGGAGCCGAAAATATCTCATTCATTATCACTGAATTAAAAAAATCTAAACCTGAGCTTGATTATGCTCACCTCACATTAATTGGGCATTCAAACGGAGCAGATATGGTCGCACTCTTTGCAGATAAATATCCTCAAAAAGTATATAAAATCATTGCAATGGATAACCGCAGAATGTATCTTCCACGAACTTCAAAACCCAAAATATACTCTTTACGATCCAATGATTATCCAGCAGATGAAGGAGTTTTACCAAATGAAGAAGAAGCTAAAAAGTTTAAAATGACCATTCAGACAACGAACATCAATCACGGTCATATGGATGATAAAGCTTCTGAAGAAGAAAGAAAAACACTAACTGGTTGTATTTTGAAATATTTGCATGAAAATTAA
- the uvrA gene encoding excinuclease ABC subunit UvrA → MANTTDIDIKKQILVKNAHLNNLKHIDVLIPKNKLIVITGVSGSGKSSLAFDTIYAEGQRRYVESLSSYARQFLGKLEKPKVDDIKGLAPSIAIQQKVISSNPRSTVGTSTEIYDYMKLLFARIGKTFSPVSGEEVKKDSVTDVVDFIKSSKKDVSFLLTAPYEYDAANFNENLNVLKLAGFTRLEINGNVAGIEDLESFGFTPEKGMEINLVIDRFSYEEDESFLQRLADSIQMAFYEGRGYCSLKNTDTGKIKEFSNKFELDGIEFLEPNVHFFSFNNPYGACPTCEGYGKVIGIDEDLVIPNKTLSIFEDAVASWKGESMSEWKKDFIKKAKDFPIHKPYHQLSKDQKKYLWKGDGKSSFPSIDNFFKMLEENLYKIQYRVMLSRYRGKTLCPTCEGLRLREETSWVKIDGHNIQSMIELPLDELFPLINSLKLSQHDQEVAKRLLYEITTRLEFLLKVGLGYLTLNRTSNTLSGGESQRINLATSLGSSLVGSIYILDEPSIGLHSRDTENLIEVLQNLRDLGNTVIVVEHDEDVMKAADYIIDIGPEAGYLGGELVFAGDYKELKDADTLTSKYLTGRLEIEVPKKRRKAKEWIHIKGARQNNLKNIDVDVPLESLAVISGVSGSGKSTLMKEILTNDIQIQLGMGGKKGDYDSVEFPKKLIQHIELIDQNPIGKSSRSNPVTYLKAYDDIRDLFAKQKVSKMMGYKPKHFSFNVDGGRCDECKGEGVINVSMQFMADIELECEVCKGTRFKNEILEVKYDEKNISDILHMTVDEALEFFRDNHEDKIATKLKPLQDVGLGYLQLGQSSSTLSGGEAQRVKLASFLVKGVTTDKTLFIFDEPSTGLHFHDIQKLLKSLQALIDLGHSVIVIEHQPDIIKSADYIIDIGPEAGKHGGEVVFTGTPEELAKSKKSHTAKYIKEKLEN, encoded by the coding sequence ATGGCTAATACAACAGATATAGATATTAAAAAGCAGATTTTAGTTAAGAATGCACACCTTAACAATCTGAAACACATAGATGTTCTCATCCCGAAAAATAAATTAATTGTCATTACAGGAGTTTCCGGAAGCGGAAAATCTTCATTGGCTTTTGATACCATTTATGCTGAAGGACAGAGAAGATATGTTGAGAGTTTAAGCTCTTACGCCCGTCAGTTTTTGGGAAAATTAGAAAAACCGAAAGTTGACGATATTAAAGGTTTGGCACCTTCGATCGCAATCCAGCAAAAGGTAATTTCTTCGAATCCCCGATCTACAGTGGGAACTTCTACGGAAATTTATGATTATATGAAACTTCTTTTCGCAAGAATCGGGAAAACATTTTCTCCGGTTTCAGGTGAAGAAGTGAAAAAAGATTCGGTGACGGACGTTGTAGATTTTATTAAATCTTCCAAAAAAGACGTTTCTTTTTTACTGACTGCACCTTATGAATATGACGCTGCGAACTTTAATGAAAATTTAAATGTCTTAAAGCTGGCAGGTTTCACAAGATTAGAAATCAATGGAAATGTAGCAGGAATCGAAGATTTAGAAAGTTTTGGTTTTACTCCCGAAAAAGGAATGGAAATCAATTTGGTGATCGATCGTTTTTCGTATGAAGAAGACGAAAGTTTCCTTCAGCGTTTGGCAGATTCTATCCAAATGGCTTTTTATGAGGGTCGTGGCTATTGTTCACTAAAAAATACGGATACCGGAAAAATCAAGGAATTTTCAAATAAATTTGAACTTGACGGAATTGAATTTTTAGAGCCGAATGTTCATTTTTTCAGCTTTAATAATCCTTACGGCGCTTGTCCGACTTGTGAAGGTTACGGAAAAGTGATTGGAATTGATGAAGATTTAGTTATTCCAAATAAAACGTTATCGATTTTTGAAGATGCGGTTGCTTCCTGGAAAGGCGAAAGTATGAGCGAATGGAAAAAAGATTTCATTAAAAAAGCAAAAGATTTTCCTATTCATAAGCCTTACCATCAATTATCCAAAGACCAGAAAAAATATCTCTGGAAAGGAGACGGAAAAAGCAGCTTTCCTTCGATTGATAATTTCTTCAAAATGTTGGAGGAAAATTTATATAAGATCCAATATCGTGTAATGCTTTCCCGTTATCGCGGCAAAACGCTTTGTCCGACTTGTGAAGGGTTGAGATTGCGTGAAGAAACGAGCTGGGTAAAAATCGACGGACATAATATCCAATCGATGATCGAGCTTCCTTTGGATGAACTTTTCCCTTTAATTAACAGTTTAAAACTATCGCAACACGATCAGGAAGTTGCGAAAAGATTATTATACGAAATTACCACCAGACTTGAATTTTTATTAAAAGTTGGCTTAGGATATTTAACGTTAAACAGAACATCAAACACGCTTTCCGGAGGTGAAAGTCAGAGAATTAACTTAGCGACAAGTTTGGGAAGTTCTTTGGTGGGATCTATTTATATCTTGGATGAACCTTCGATTGGACTTCACTCGCGAGACACTGAAAATTTAATTGAAGTTTTGCAGAATCTTCGTGATCTTGGAAATACCGTAATCGTTGTAGAACACGATGAAGACGTGATGAAAGCGGCCGATTATATCATTGATATTGGTCCTGAAGCAGGTTATCTTGGAGGCGAACTGGTTTTTGCCGGAGATTATAAAGAACTGAAAGATGCGGATACTTTAACTTCGAAATATTTAACCGGAAGATTAGAAATTGAAGTTCCGAAAAAGCGAAGAAAAGCAAAAGAATGGATTCATATAAAAGGTGCTCGACAAAATAATTTAAAGAATATTGACGTTGATGTTCCTTTGGAAAGCCTTGCTGTAATTTCCGGAGTTTCAGGAAGTGGAAAATCTACTTTGATGAAGGAAATTTTAACGAATGATATTCAGATTCAGTTAGGAATGGGCGGAAAAAAAGGAGATTATGATTCTGTGGAATTTCCGAAAAAACTGATCCAGCATATTGAATTGATCGACCAAAACCCGATCGGAAAATCGTCTCGTTCTAATCCTGTAACATATTTAAAAGCTTATGATGACATCAGAGATCTTTTCGCGAAACAAAAGGTTTCAAAAATGATGGGTTATAAGCCTAAACATTTCTCTTTCAACGTTGATGGAGGAAGATGCGATGAATGTAAAGGTGAAGGTGTGATCAATGTTTCGATGCAGTTCATGGCAGATATCGAGCTTGAATGCGAGGTTTGTAAAGGAACCCGTTTCAAAAACGAAATTCTGGAAGTGAAGTACGACGAAAAAAACATTTCGGACATCCTTCACATGACCGTTGACGAAGCGTTAGAATTTTTCAGAGATAACCATGAAGACAAAATTGCAACCAAATTGAAGCCTTTGCAGGACGTTGGTTTGGGCTACTTGCAGTTGGGACAGAGCTCTTCTACCCTTTCCGGAGGTGAAGCGCAGCGTGTGAAATTGGCTTCCTTCCTGGTAAAAGGGGTAACGACAGATAAAACGTTGTTTATTTTCGATGAACCTTCTACAGGTCTTCATTTCCATGATATTCAGAAGTTGTTGAAGTCTTTGCAGGCTTTGATTGATTTAGGGCATTCTGTGATTGTTATTGAACATCAACCGGATATTATTAAATCAGCAGATTATATCATCGACATTGGTCCGGAAGCCGGAAAACACGGCGGAGAAGTAGTTTTCACCGGAACACCGGAAGAGTTAGCAAAAAGTAAAAAATCTCACACAGCGAAGTATATTAAAGAAAAGCTGGAGAATTAA
- a CDS encoding TonB-dependent receptor plug domain-containing protein, with protein sequence MIKKLGSIFFVGSALFMNAQEKSSDIETIEIQGKFISTPYKSANQNITVITKEEIANSPAKSIDEMLQQVAGMDIRRRGANGVQSDVAFRGSSFEQVLLLINGIRMNDSQTGHNSLNIPVDLEDVERIEVIKGPAARRFGQNAYAGAINIITKIDQGKKVKISAEAGDYETYGFGMNANLGGEKFSNSLNINSNSSQGYMHNTDYEIRNAFYQSQLKIKDGDLRLQAGFSEKKFGANGFYSSPKATEQYEEMQASIISLAHRQSFGKLKLNSNVYWRRGQDMYLYIRDKPDVYRNMHIGNNVGGEVNSSYNWALGTTGLGVELRKEFLASNNLGNRDRFVSQVFFEHYFSFFDKKLNISPGISWANYSNEGNFFYPGLDVGYNFNENNKVYGNVSKVHRVPTFTDLYYSSNTEKGNESLVPENAVYAEVGYQYQTKNLLAKVSGFLRSSNNSIDWMKMTIDDPIWYAQNVGDIETKGVEVEVNHQLMSWLKYSLGYTYLDNDFKQPKDFVSRYTLDNLKHQIVAKLQTTFLKHFTNEVVYRYNDRLNQSSYNLVDEKLTFNQKDFSVYVLINNLTNTKYSEAFGVKMPQRWFHIGFTYNIQY encoded by the coding sequence ATGATCAAAAAACTAGGAAGTATTTTTTTCGTTGGTTCTGCACTTTTCATGAATGCTCAGGAAAAGAGTTCAGACATCGAAACGATTGAAATTCAGGGGAAATTTATTTCTACACCTTATAAATCCGCTAATCAGAATATTACGGTTATTACAAAGGAAGAGATTGCCAATTCTCCTGCAAAAAGTATCGACGAAATGCTTCAGCAAGTTGCCGGAATGGATATCAGAAGGAGAGGAGCCAATGGGGTTCAGAGTGATGTGGCTTTCCGGGGAAGTTCTTTTGAACAGGTTTTACTTTTGATCAACGGAATCAGGATGAATGATTCTCAAACCGGACATAATTCCTTAAATATTCCTGTAGATTTAGAAGATGTTGAAAGAATTGAGGTAATAAAAGGTCCTGCTGCAAGAAGATTCGGGCAAAATGCCTATGCGGGAGCCATTAATATTATCACGAAGATCGATCAGGGTAAAAAAGTAAAGATTAGTGCCGAAGCAGGTGATTATGAGACCTATGGTTTTGGAATGAATGCCAATTTGGGAGGTGAAAAATTTTCTAATTCATTAAATATAAATTCCAACAGTTCGCAGGGATATATGCATAATACGGATTATGAGATTCGTAATGCTTTTTATCAGAGTCAGCTGAAAATCAAGGATGGAGATTTGAGATTGCAGGCTGGTTTTTCAGAGAAGAAATTTGGGGCCAACGGTTTTTATTCTTCTCCAAAGGCGACGGAGCAATATGAAGAAATGCAGGCTTCCATCATCAGTTTAGCCCACAGGCAGAGTTTTGGAAAGCTTAAATTAAACTCAAATGTATATTGGCGAAGAGGGCAGGATATGTATTTGTATATTCGTGATAAACCTGACGTGTACCGAAATATGCACATTGGAAATAATGTTGGTGGAGAGGTAAATTCCAGCTATAATTGGGCTTTGGGAACTACCGGTTTGGGTGTTGAATTAAGAAAAGAATTTCTTGCAAGTAATAATTTAGGCAACAGAGATCGTTTTGTATCACAGGTTTTCTTTGAACATTATTTTTCTTTCTTTGATAAAAAACTGAATATTTCTCCGGGAATTTCTTGGGCGAATTATTCTAATGAAGGTAATTTTTTCTATCCCGGTTTAGATGTTGGGTATAACTTTAATGAAAACAATAAGGTATACGGAAATGTTTCTAAAGTTCATCGCGTTCCTACGTTTACCGATCTTTATTACTCAAGCAATACAGAAAAAGGGAATGAGTCATTAGTTCCTGAAAATGCCGTGTATGCGGAAGTTGGTTATCAATATCAAACCAAGAACCTTTTAGCAAAAGTAAGCGGATTTTTAAGAAGCTCTAATAATTCTATCGACTGGATGAAAATGACGATCGATGATCCTATTTGGTATGCTCAAAACGTTGGCGATATCGAGACGAAAGGAGTCGAAGTAGAGGTGAATCATCAGTTGATGAGCTGGTTGAAATATTCATTAGGATATACTTATTTAGATAATGATTTTAAGCAACCTAAAGATTTTGTTTCAAGATATACTTTAGATAATTTGAAACATCAGATTGTAGCAAAATTGCAGACGACTTTCCTGAAACATTTTACCAATGAAGTGGTTTATCGATATAATGACAGACTGAACCAATCGAGTTATAATCTGGTGGATGAAAAGCTGACTTTCAATCAAAAAGATTTTTCGGTTTACGTTTTAATTAACAATTTAACGAATACAAAATATTCCGAAGCGTTTGGTGTGAAAATGCCGCAAAGGTGGTTTCATATTGGCTTTACGTACAATATTCAATATTAA
- a CDS encoding DUF2490 domain-containing protein, with protein MKLFVSLGLLLSVTFFKAQEHISSFNALTVTYKFHPKFFLFAEGQMRGIEEYSYPDYYEIKGGLGYNLTKNHKPFVGLGRYATYKDHAINKEEFRVWLQDVIDFKKGIVKFENRFRVEKSWFYEPQTDKSSERMRYRYRLNISVPLNSKKIGPGTLFANAYDEMFVVTPTKPAFARNRVYGGLGYQIDENFGILGGYLWQREFEAKGNKNVHFVYLALNINIDDTNPPAKTYHFPGAD; from the coding sequence ATGAAACTGTTTGTAAGTCTTGGTTTACTTTTAAGTGTTACATTTTTTAAAGCTCAGGAACATATTTCCAGCTTCAATGCCCTGACGGTTACTTACAAATTTCATCCAAAATTTTTCCTTTTCGCAGAAGGTCAGATGAGAGGAATTGAAGAATATTCTTACCCTGATTATTACGAAATAAAAGGAGGTTTAGGATATAATCTTACCAAAAATCACAAACCGTTCGTTGGTTTGGGAAGATATGCAACTTATAAAGATCACGCTATCAATAAAGAAGAATTTCGAGTTTGGCTTCAGGATGTGATTGATTTCAAAAAAGGAATTGTAAAGTTTGAAAACAGATTTCGTGTTGAAAAATCATGGTTTTATGAACCTCAGACCGATAAAAGTTCTGAGAGAATGCGTTACCGTTATCGTTTGAATATTTCGGTTCCTTTAAATTCCAAGAAAATCGGGCCGGGAACTCTTTTTGCCAATGCGTATGACGAAATGTTTGTGGTAACACCTACAAAACCAGCATTCGCAAGAAATAGGGTTTATGGAGGTTTAGGGTATCAAATCGATGAAAACTTCGGTATTTTAGGCGGTTATCTTTGGCAAAGAGAATTTGAGGCAAAAGGCAATAAAAACGTACATTTTGTATACCTTGCTTTAAACATCAATATTGACGATACAAATCCTCCTGCCAAAACCTACCATTTCCCTGGAGCAGATTAA
- a CDS encoding phosphohydrolase — translation MTKEELLNKAIKIADKAHKGQKDKYHAPYIAHVMRVMEYGKTMDEKIVGVLHDVVEDHPVEFSLDFLRNEGFPEYIVFAISCLTKFDPDESYDEFVRRTERSPLAVAVKLNDLRDNMDLRRVTGELIPKDIKRFNKYLKAYHYLIDKY, via the coding sequence ATGACAAAAGAAGAATTACTAAATAAAGCTATAAAAATTGCCGATAAGGCACATAAAGGTCAGAAAGACAAATACCATGCGCCATATATTGCTCACGTAATGAGAGTTATGGAATATGGTAAAACGATGGACGAAAAAATTGTCGGGGTTTTGCATGATGTGGTGGAAGATCATCCTGTTGAATTCAGTCTGGATTTTCTGAGAAACGAAGGTTTTCCGGAGTATATTGTTTTCGCAATCAGCTGTTTAACAAAATTTGACCCAGATGAAAGCTACGATGAGTTTGTCAGAAGGACCGAAAGATCACCTCTGGCCGTTGCCGTAAAGTTAAATGACCTTCGTGACAATATGGATCTTCGAAGAGTGACCGGAGAACTGATTCCCAAGGACATTAAAAGATTCAACAAATACCTGAAAGCTTATCATTATTTGATTGACAAATATTAA
- a CDS encoding YegP family protein, with the protein MGKFIISKRTNDDYQFNLKAGNGQVILTSQGYSTKVSCQKGIESVKKNSQDDSKFERNKAKDNRCFFSLKASNGQIIGTSQMYESDNGMENGIDSVKNNAPNAYVEDETNN; encoded by the coding sequence ATGGGAAAATTTATTATCTCCAAAAGAACCAACGACGATTATCAATTTAATCTGAAAGCAGGCAACGGCCAGGTCATTCTTACCAGTCAGGGCTACAGTACGAAAGTATCATGTCAGAAAGGAATTGAGTCTGTAAAGAAAAATTCACAGGACGACTCAAAATTTGAAAGAAATAAAGCAAAAGATAACCGTTGTTTCTTCAGCTTAAAAGCATCTAACGGGCAAATTATCGGAACCAGCCAAATGTACGAATCTGATAATGGAATGGAAAACGGCATTGATTCAGTAAAAAATAATGCTCCAAATGCTTATGTAGAAGATGAAACAAATAATTAA
- a CDS encoding acyl-CoA dehydrogenase family protein: MGNIVKGGEFLIKEIPANEIFSLEELSEEQRMLRDSAKEFIDREVIPQHDRFEKKDYALTEEKMRQLGEMGLLGITVPEEYGGLGMGFVSTMLACDYVSGGNGSLATAYGAHTGIGTLPTLLYGSEELKKKYLPDLAAGTKFGAYCLTEPDAGSDANSGKTRAKLSEDGKHYIINGQKMWISNAGFADTFTLFAKIDDDKNITGFVINRSELEDPNSLSFGEEEHKLGIRSSSTRQVFFNDMKIPVENMLGERNNGFKIALNALNVGRIKLAAANLDGQRRILNHSIQYSNERKQFGVSISTFGAIRKKIAEMSTGVFVSEAGSYRLAKNVEDKIAELVAGGMDHQQAELKGVEEFAVEASILKVFVSDLTQNTADEGIQIYGGMGFSEDTPMESAWRDARIGRIYEGTNEINRLLAVGMLIKRAMKGELDLLSPAMAISKELMGIPSFEVPDYSELMSEEKAIIANLKKVFLMVSGAALQKYMMDIEKQQHLLLNASEILNQIYMAESAVLRAEKHFSADSVEAAMAQLNLYKAVEKIITSAKEGIVSFAEGDEQRMMLSGLRRFTKYTNNPNVVALTEKVAAHYIEKGAY; this comes from the coding sequence ATGGGAAATATAGTAAAAGGTGGAGAATTTTTAATCAAAGAAATTCCTGCAAACGAAATTTTCAGTTTGGAAGAACTGAGTGAAGAACAAAGAATGCTTCGCGATTCTGCGAAAGAATTTATAGATAGAGAAGTTATTCCGCAGCACGATCGTTTTGAGAAAAAAGATTATGCGTTAACGGAAGAAAAAATGCGTCAGCTTGGCGAAATGGGGTTATTAGGAATCACAGTTCCAGAAGAATATGGAGGTCTTGGAATGGGATTCGTGAGCACAATGCTGGCTTGTGATTATGTTTCAGGAGGAAACGGATCTTTAGCAACCGCTTATGGAGCACATACAGGAATCGGAACGCTTCCCACTCTACTTTATGGAAGTGAAGAATTAAAAAAGAAATACCTTCCGGATTTAGCGGCAGGAACAAAATTTGGGGCTTATTGTTTGACTGAACCGGATGCAGGTTCTGATGCTAATTCAGGAAAAACAAGAGCAAAACTATCTGAAGACGGAAAACATTACATCATCAACGGACAGAAAATGTGGATTTCCAATGCAGGTTTTGCGGATACATTTACTTTGTTTGCAAAAATCGATGATGACAAAAACATCACAGGTTTTGTGATCAACCGTTCTGAATTAGAAGATCCGAACAGCTTATCATTTGGTGAAGAAGAGCATAAATTGGGAATTCGTTCGTCTTCTACGCGTCAGGTTTTCTTCAATGATATGAAAATTCCTGTTGAAAATATGCTGGGCGAAAGAAACAACGGTTTCAAAATCGCTTTGAATGCTTTAAATGTCGGAAGAATCAAATTAGCTGCTGCAAACCTTGACGGACAAAGAAGAATTTTAAACCATTCTATTCAATATTCAAACGAAAGAAAGCAATTTGGAGTTTCAATTTCAACTTTCGGAGCCATCAGAAAGAAAATTGCTGAAATGTCAACCGGAGTTTTCGTAAGTGAAGCTGGATCTTACCGTTTAGCAAAAAATGTTGAAGATAAAATTGCAGAATTGGTTGCAGGCGGAATGGATCATCAACAAGCCGAATTAAAAGGTGTTGAAGAGTTCGCTGTAGAAGCTTCAATTCTTAAAGTTTTCGTTTCAGATCTTACGCAAAATACCGCTGATGAAGGAATCCAGATTTATGGTGGAATGGGATTCTCAGAAGATACACCGATGGAATCTGCTTGGAGAGATGCCAGAATCGGTAGAATCTATGAAGGAACCAATGAAATCAACAGACTTCTTGCGGTTGGAATGCTGATTAAAAGAGCCATGAAGGGAGAATTAGATTTATTATCTCCGGCAATGGCGATCAGCAAAGAACTAATGGGAATTCCATCATTTGAAGTTCCTGATTATTCTGAATTGATGAGTGAAGAAAAAGCAATAATCGCCAATCTTAAGAAAGTTTTCTTAATGGTTTCAGGTGCTGCACTTCAAAAATATATGATGGACATTGAGAAACAGCAACATTTATTACTGAATGCTTCTGAAATTCTTAATCAGATCTACATGGCAGAATCAGCAGTTTTAAGAGCAGAAAAACACTTCTCTGCGGATTCTGTGGAAGCGGCAATGGCTCAGTTAAATCTTTATAAAGCAGTTGAAAAAATCATTACTTCTGCAAAAGAAGGAATTGTTTCTTTCGCTGAAGGTGATGAGCAAAGAATGATGCTTTCAGGTTTAAGAAGATTTACAAAATATACAAACAACCCGAATGTTGTGGCTTTAACTGAAAAAGTGGCTGCGCATTATATTGAAAAAGGAGCATATTAA
- a CDS encoding four helix bundle protein yields MNDFKRHNFKKLKIWQMGMEISRHTLDLTDTFPTYEKYGLKSQIDRCSISIPSNIAEGSSRTNKSFSHFLDISLGSSFELQTQILLANHRKYLSDEKCEFFEIKIEEFQRATMVFQNMLNKPDK; encoded by the coding sequence ATGAATGATTTTAAAAGACACAATTTTAAAAAGCTTAAAATTTGGCAAATGGGTATGGAAATATCAAGGCACACGTTAGACCTTACCGATACATTTCCAACTTATGAAAAGTATGGTTTGAAAAGTCAAATAGATCGATGCTCAATCTCCATTCCTTCAAATATAGCCGAAGGTTCAAGTAGAACAAATAAGTCTTTTAGTCATTTTTTAGATATTTCTTTAGGTTCATCGTTTGAATTGCAAACACAAATATTGTTAGCAAATCATAGAAAATATTTATCTGATGAAAAATGTGAATTCTTTGAAATTAAAATTGAAGAATTTCAAAGGGCAACAATGGTATTTCAAAATATGCTTAACAAACCAGATAAATAG